A single Streptomyces sp. 2114.4 DNA region contains:
- a CDS encoding RNA polymerase sigma factor SigF: MSPRLDELRTEDHRQPASSTPPSDPTEQIPSQLLPAESDLAGLTEIEGLPEIPPFDEVGPVDARALSKTLFERLETLEEGTHEFAYVRNTLVELNLALVKFAASRFRSRSEPMEDIVQVGTIGLIKAIDRFEISRGVEFPTFAMPTIVGEIKRFFRDTSWSVRVPRRLQELRLDLAKAGDELAQKLDRAPTVHELAARLDISRDEVVEGMAASNAYTASSLDAQPEEDDSEGALADRIGYEDHGLEGIEYVESLKPLIAELPPRDRKILSLRFVANMTQSEIGEELGISQMHVSRLLSRTLVRLRKGLMVEE, translated from the coding sequence ATGTCACCCCGGCTCGACGAATTGCGCACCGAAGACCACCGGCAGCCCGCATCGTCGACACCCCCGTCCGACCCGACCGAGCAGATCCCTTCCCAGTTGCTCCCCGCCGAATCCGATCTGGCGGGATTGACTGAGATCGAGGGACTGCCCGAGATCCCGCCGTTCGACGAGGTGGGCCCGGTGGACGCGAGGGCTCTGTCCAAGACCCTCTTCGAGCGTCTCGAGACGCTCGAGGAAGGCACCCACGAATTCGCGTACGTCCGCAACACCCTGGTCGAGCTCAACCTCGCGCTGGTGAAGTTCGCGGCCTCCCGGTTCCGCTCCCGCAGCGAGCCCATGGAGGACATCGTCCAGGTCGGCACCATCGGCCTGATCAAGGCGATCGACCGCTTCGAGATCAGCCGCGGCGTCGAGTTCCCGACGTTCGCCATGCCGACCATCGTCGGTGAGATCAAGCGCTTCTTCCGTGACACCAGCTGGTCGGTGCGGGTACCGCGGCGTCTGCAGGAGCTGCGTCTGGACCTCGCCAAGGCGGGCGACGAACTGGCGCAGAAGCTGGACCGCGCCCCCACGGTGCACGAACTCGCCGCACGCCTCGACATCAGCCGTGACGAGGTCGTGGAGGGCATGGCCGCGAGCAACGCGTACACCGCGAGCTCGCTGGACGCCCAGCCCGAGGAGGACGACAGCGAGGGCGCGCTGGCGGACCGCATCGGCTACGAGGACCACGGGCTCGAGGGCATCGAGTACGTCGAATCCCTCAAGCCGCTGATCGCCGAACTCCCGCCGCGCGACCGGAAGATCCTCTCGCTGCGCTTCGTCGCCAATATGACGCAGTCCGAGATCGGCGAAGAGCTGGGCATCTCCCAGATGCACGTCTCCCGTCTGCTCTCCCGCACCCTCGTGCGGCTCCGCAAGGGGCTGATGGTCGAGGAGTGA
- a CDS encoding ATP-binding protein has protein sequence MSTTRPYPPGDLGPEPGSAGASAAPAAATPVGQIRRLRLAGTRGAVARGRDFARQALHDWGWLPAASADRRAAAEDVLLVVSELVTNACLHAEGPEELRLRSTGKVLRLEVSDLGAGSPAPRSPHRPGRPGGHGMFIVQRLCLDWGVVRNADGTGKTVWAELAAPS, from the coding sequence ATGAGCACCACCCGGCCGTATCCGCCGGGCGATCTCGGCCCGGAGCCGGGCAGTGCGGGTGCTTCCGCCGCCCCGGCTGCCGCCACCCCGGTGGGGCAGATCCGCCGGCTGCGCCTGGCAGGCACCCGAGGGGCCGTGGCGCGTGGCCGCGACTTCGCCCGGCAGGCGCTGCACGACTGGGGCTGGCTGCCGGCCGCGAGCGCCGACCGGCGTGCCGCGGCCGAGGATGTGCTGCTCGTCGTCTCGGAACTGGTCACCAACGCCTGTCTGCACGCCGAAGGGCCCGAGGAGCTGCGGTTGCGCAGCACCGGCAAAGTGCTGCGCCTGGAGGTCAGTGACCTCGGCGCGGGCTCGCCGGCGCCGCGCAGCCCGCACCGTCCGGGCCGTCCCGGCGGTCACGGCATGTTCATCGTGCAGCGCCTGTGCCTGGACTGGGGCGTGGTGCGCAACGCCGACGGCACGGGCAAGACCGTCTGGGCGGAGCTCGCCGCGCCGTCCTGA
- a CDS encoding response regulator transcription factor yields MTRVLLAEDDASISEPLARALRREGYEVEVREDGPTALDAGIQGNIDLVVLDLGLPGMDGLEVARRLRNEGHSFPILVLTARADEVDTVVGLDAGADDYVTKPFRLAELLARVRALLRRGSTAEPQQPPATHGVRIDVESHRAWMGDEELQLTAKEFDLLRVLVRDAGRVVTRDQLMREVWDTTWWSSTKTLDMHISWLRKKLGDDAANPRYIATVRGVGFRFEKS; encoded by the coding sequence ATGACCCGTGTACTGCTCGCCGAGGATGACGCGTCCATCTCGGAGCCGCTCGCCCGCGCACTGCGCCGCGAGGGTTACGAAGTCGAGGTGCGCGAGGACGGCCCGACGGCGCTCGACGCCGGTATCCAGGGCAATATCGACCTCGTCGTCCTGGACCTGGGGCTGCCCGGCATGGACGGCCTGGAGGTCGCCCGCCGGCTGCGCAACGAAGGCCATTCCTTCCCCATCCTGGTGCTGACCGCCCGCGCCGACGAGGTGGACACCGTCGTCGGCCTGGACGCCGGCGCCGACGACTACGTCACCAAGCCCTTCCGCCTCGCCGAACTCCTCGCCCGGGTACGGGCCCTGCTGCGCCGCGGCTCCACCGCCGAGCCCCAGCAGCCGCCCGCCACCCACGGCGTACGGATCGACGTCGAGTCGCACCGTGCGTGGATGGGTGACGAGGAACTGCAGCTCACGGCGAAGGAGTTCGACCTGCTGCGGGTCCTGGTGCGGGACGCGGGACGGGTCGTCACCCGCGACCAGCTGATGCGCGAGGTCTGGGACACCACCTGGTGGTCCTCCACGAAGACGCTCGACATGCACATCTCCTGGCTGCGCAAGAAGCTCGGGGACGACGCCGCCAACCCCCGTTACATCGCCACCGTCCGCGGAGTCGGCTTCCGCTTCGAGAAGAGCTAG
- a CDS encoding GtrA family protein: MSERSALRSRLEVLVRELAKFGAVGGAGVVVNFVVFNLVRQLTEVPVVRASIIATVVATGTNYLGYRYFTYRDRDKQGRTKELTLFLLFSAVGLVIENGLLYVATYGFHWDSPLQSNVFKFLGIGFATLFRFWSYRTWVFRALPAREAVERAESFLADGSPRPHSASRK; the protein is encoded by the coding sequence ATGAGTGAACGGAGCGCACTGCGGTCGCGGCTGGAGGTGCTCGTTCGGGAACTGGCGAAGTTCGGCGCGGTCGGCGGCGCGGGGGTCGTCGTCAACTTCGTGGTGTTCAACCTCGTGCGGCAGCTGACCGAGGTCCCCGTCGTCCGGGCCAGCATCATCGCGACCGTCGTGGCGACCGGCACCAACTACCTCGGCTACCGCTACTTCACCTACCGTGACCGCGACAAACAGGGCCGGACGAAGGAGCTCACGCTCTTCCTGCTGTTCAGCGCGGTCGGCCTGGTGATCGAGAACGGTCTGCTCTACGTCGCGACGTACGGGTTCCACTGGGACAGCCCGCTGCAGAGCAATGTCTTCAAGTTCCTCGGCATCGGCTTCGCCACGCTCTTCCGCTTCTGGTCCTACCGCACCTGGGTCTTCCGCGCCCTGCCCGCGCGGGAGGCCGTGGAGAGGGCCGAGTCCTTCCTCGCCGACGGCTCACCACGCCCGCACAGCGCCTCCCGGAAGTAG
- a CDS encoding ATP-binding protein, with translation MRRRLINSTLAVVLVVIAVFGVSLVIVETRTIQAGAQESVASEAVRLVGIVESRLGSGEKITPDILSEQITAKRYAKIKVPGKAPIEIGTRPSGDVIQSQVSGDRGESVTVQASRSMVSAEIGRTLLVILAVALLAIIAAVILAVRQGRRLTAPLTDLAETAERLGSGDPRPRHRRYGVQELDRVADVLDASAERIARMLTAERRLAADASHQLRTPLTALSMRLEEITVTDDPDTVKEEATIALAQVERLTDVVQRLLTNSRDPRSGSAVAFDLDEVVKQQIEEWRPAYRSAGRAIVRSGKKGLRAVGTPGAVAQVLATLIENSLMHGDGTVALRTRVTGNQAVVEVTDAGPGVPPDLGSRVFERTVSGRNSTGLGLAVARDLAEADGGRLELLQQHPPVFALFLAREAEPVEE, from the coding sequence GTGCGCCGCCGCCTGATCAACTCCACGCTCGCCGTGGTGCTCGTCGTGATCGCCGTCTTCGGTGTCTCGCTCGTCATCGTCGAGACCCGCACCATCCAGGCCGGCGCCCAGGAGAGCGTGGCGTCCGAGGCGGTCCGGCTGGTCGGGATAGTGGAGAGCCGGCTGGGCAGCGGCGAGAAGATCACCCCGGACATCCTCTCCGAGCAGATCACCGCCAAGCGGTACGCGAAGATCAAGGTGCCGGGCAAGGCGCCGATCGAGATCGGGACGCGGCCCTCGGGCGATGTCATCCAGTCGCAGGTGAGCGGGGACCGCGGTGAGTCGGTCACGGTCCAGGCCTCCCGCTCCATGGTCAGCGCGGAGATCGGCCGGACGCTGCTGGTCATCCTGGCCGTGGCGCTGCTGGCGATCATTGCGGCCGTCATCCTGGCCGTCCGCCAGGGCCGCCGGCTGACCGCGCCGCTCACCGACCTCGCGGAGACCGCCGAACGGCTCGGCTCCGGCGACCCCCGCCCGCGCCACCGCCGCTACGGCGTCCAGGAGCTGGACCGGGTCGCCGATGTGCTGGACGCCAGCGCCGAGCGGATCGCGCGGATGCTGACCGCCGAGCGGCGGCTGGCCGCGGACGCCTCGCACCAGCTGCGGACACCGCTGACGGCGCTCTCCATGCGGCTGGAGGAGATCACCGTCACCGACGACCCGGACACCGTGAAGGAAGAGGCCACCATCGCGCTGGCGCAGGTGGAGCGGCTGACGGACGTCGTGCAGCGGCTGCTGACCAATTCCCGGGACCCGCGCAGCGGCTCCGCGGTCGCCTTCGACCTGGACGAGGTGGTCAAGCAGCAGATCGAGGAGTGGCGGCCGGCCTACCGCAGTGCGGGGCGGGCCATCGTGCGCTCCGGCAAGAAGGGACTGCGGGCCGTCGGCACACCGGGCGCGGTCGCCCAGGTACTGGCCACCCTGATCGAGAACTCGCTGATGCACGGCGACGGGACGGTCGCGCTGCGTACCCGCGTCACCGGCAACCAGGCGGTCGTCGAGGTCACCGACGCCGGGCCCGGGGTGCCGCCGGACCTCGGCTCGCGGGTCTTCGAGCGCACGGTCTCCGGCCGGAACTCCACCGGGCTCGGGCTGGCCGTCGCACGGGATCTGGCGGAGGCGGACGGCGGACGGCTGGAACTGCTCCAGCAGCATCCGCCGGTCTTCGCGCTGTTCCTGGCACGTGAGGCGGAGCCGGTCGAGGAGTGA
- a CDS encoding LPXTG cell wall anchor domain-containing protein, with protein sequence MARFYEQHGRRPGRAAGLAAAVAMAAGSAVMLTAPAAHAEVVDVNYQCKTPIGSKGAVSPIDITSTPGGGAYKLVMSFRKGVSSSPVELGKGAMKPSALITLGGAESGTVPVAGPPNDQAIPANTPIKISDLSGTYTPRGSGKVTFTASTLTIKALGTTTTCTPANHPKPSLTLDVKGTGSSGDASGSTGAAAAGGGSSGGQLPQTGPADSALALGTLGGTVLLAGAAGALWLTRRHQRV encoded by the coding sequence GTGGCCCGCTTCTACGAACAGCACGGCAGGCGCCCGGGCCGGGCGGCCGGTCTCGCCGCGGCCGTGGCGATGGCGGCGGGGTCCGCGGTGATGCTCACCGCACCGGCTGCCCACGCCGAGGTCGTTGACGTCAACTACCAGTGCAAAACGCCGATCGGCAGCAAGGGCGCGGTCTCGCCCATCGACATCACGAGCACGCCCGGCGGCGGCGCGTACAAGCTCGTCATGTCCTTCCGCAAGGGCGTCTCCTCCAGCCCCGTCGAGCTGGGCAAGGGCGCCATGAAGCCGAGCGCGCTGATCACGCTGGGCGGTGCGGAGAGCGGTACGGTGCCGGTCGCCGGGCCGCCCAACGACCAGGCCATCCCCGCCAACACCCCCATCAAGATCAGTGACTTGAGCGGTACGTACACCCCCAGGGGCAGCGGCAAGGTGACCTTCACCGCCTCCACGCTCACCATCAAGGCGCTGGGCACCACCACCACGTGCACACCCGCCAACCACCCCAAGCCCTCGCTGACCCTGGACGTGAAGGGGACCGGCAGCTCGGGCGACGCCTCGGGAAGCACCGGCGCTGCCGCGGCCGGCGGCGGATCCTCGGGCGGGCAGCTGCCGCAGACCGGACCCGCGGACTCCGCTCTCGCGCTGGGCACCCTCGGCGGCACCGTGCTGCTGGCCGGTGCGGCCGGCGCGCTCTGGCTGACCCGCCGTCACCAGCGGGTGTGA
- a CDS encoding peptide MFS transporter: MASSLTKDAAQQENPANGGKTFFGHPRGLATLFMTEMWERYSFYGMKALLPLYLIAPGGMHMQATTATAIYSVYMAMVYLLAMPGGWVADRFWGPRKTVAIGALVVIAGHITLALPSAASFFAGLVLVAIGSGLLKANISTMVGHLYDGPQDPRRDGGFTLFYIGINIGALLAPLSIGTVGESVNWHLGFTLAAVGMALGLAQFLLGTRHLSPESSVVAQPATDQEKASVLRKGLIWLAVAAVFYTLLGVTGNFADWALMPITIAGLVIPIAVLVRMKRDKELTELEQSKLSGYIWFFAVAAVFWMIYDQNGSTLSIFGENSTTNDLLGFHFPTSWYQSLNPLFIMALAPVVASAWLWLNKRDKEPSTAVKFASSLALIGISFAVFLIPLIDTAAHGGKVSPMWLVAIYFIQTVSELCLSPVGLSVTTKMAPAKYTSQMMGVWFLAVTAGDSVSGLLTSPQLNVNLNTAASVAVEAVFAVIAGLGIWTSRKRIKELMGSVN, encoded by the coding sequence ATGGCGTCCAGCCTGACGAAGGACGCGGCCCAGCAGGAGAACCCTGCGAACGGCGGCAAGACCTTCTTCGGCCACCCCCGCGGCCTGGCCACGCTCTTCATGACCGAGATGTGGGAGCGCTACAGCTTCTACGGCATGAAGGCGCTCCTCCCGCTGTATCTGATCGCGCCCGGCGGCATGCACATGCAGGCCACCACGGCCACGGCGATCTATTCGGTGTACATGGCGATGGTCTACCTGCTCGCCATGCCGGGCGGCTGGGTGGCCGACCGCTTCTGGGGACCGCGCAAGACGGTTGCCATCGGCGCCCTCGTCGTCATCGCGGGCCACATCACGCTCGCCCTGCCCTCCGCGGCGTCCTTCTTCGCGGGTCTCGTGCTGGTCGCGATCGGCTCCGGCCTGCTGAAGGCGAACATCTCCACGATGGTCGGCCACCTCTATGACGGCCCGCAAGACCCGCGCCGTGACGGTGGCTTCACGCTCTTCTACATCGGCATCAACATCGGCGCCCTCCTGGCCCCGCTGTCCATCGGTACCGTCGGCGAGAGCGTCAACTGGCACCTCGGCTTCACGCTCGCCGCCGTCGGCATGGCGCTCGGCCTCGCCCAGTTCCTGCTCGGCACCCGCCACTTGAGCCCGGAGAGCAGCGTCGTCGCCCAGCCCGCGACCGACCAGGAGAAGGCGTCCGTGCTGCGCAAGGGCCTGATCTGGCTGGCCGTCGCGGCCGTCTTCTACACCCTGCTCGGGGTGACCGGGAACTTCGCCGACTGGGCGCTGATGCCGATCACCATCGCCGGTCTGGTCATCCCGATCGCGGTCCTGGTCCGGATGAAGCGCGACAAGGAGCTCACGGAGCTGGAGCAGTCCAAGCTCTCGGGCTACATCTGGTTCTTCGCGGTCGCCGCCGTCTTCTGGATGATCTACGACCAGAACGGCTCCACCCTGTCGATCTTCGGCGAGAACTCCACGACGAACGACCTGCTGGGATTCCACTTCCCGACGTCCTGGTACCAGTCGCTGAACCCGCTCTTCATCATGGCGCTCGCCCCGGTGGTCGCGTCGGCGTGGCTGTGGCTGAACAAGCGGGACAAGGAGCCCAGCACCGCCGTCAAGTTCGCCTCCAGCCTCGCGCTGATCGGCATCTCGTTCGCGGTCTTCCTCATCCCGCTGATCGACACCGCTGCCCATGGCGGCAAGGTCAGCCCGATGTGGCTGGTGGCGATCTACTTCATCCAGACCGTCAGTGAGCTGTGCCTCTCCCCGGTCGGACTGTCGGTCACCACCAAGATGGCGCCCGCCAAGTACACCTCCCAGATGATGGGTGTCTGGTTCCTCGCGGTCACCGCAGGTGACTCGGTGTCAGGTCTGCTGACGTCGCCGCAGCTGAACGTCAATCTGAACACCGCCGCCTCGGTCGCCGTGGAGGCCGTGTTCGCCGTCATCGCCGGCCTCGGCATCTGGACGTCCCGCAAGCGGATCAAGGAGCTGATGGGCAGCGTCAACTGA
- a CDS encoding STAS domain-containing protein produces MDRGTVGSASRGRLHVEIRHHGASAVVTVSGELDHHTADLLRESLDGCVDDGYARLVVDCSPLEFMDSTGLNVLLGARLKAEAEGGGVHLAGMQPVVARVFEITGAEAVFTVHDSLDAALAD; encoded by the coding sequence ATGGACCGCGGGACGGTCGGCAGTGCAAGCCGGGGCCGGCTTCATGTCGAGATCCGCCATCACGGCGCCAGCGCGGTCGTGACGGTTTCGGGTGAGCTCGATCACCACACCGCAGATCTGTTGCGTGAGTCACTTGACGGCTGTGTGGACGACGGATACGCACGCCTGGTGGTGGACTGCTCACCCCTTGAGTTCATGGACTCCACCGGTCTCAATGTGTTGCTCGGCGCCCGCCTGAAGGCGGAAGCCGAGGGGGGCGGAGTCCACTTGGCCGGAATGCAGCCGGTAGTCGCCCGGGTCTTCGAGATCACCGGCGCTGAGGCGGTTTTCACGGTGCACGACTCCCTCGACGCGGCCCTGGCCGACTGA